One segment of Brassica napus cultivar Da-Ae chromosome C3, Da-Ae, whole genome shotgun sequence DNA contains the following:
- the LOC106435358 gene encoding uncharacterized protein LOC106435358 — translation MDWPTTLISRRICNLLIFFVHKNSSLDLDNQHSAMKHGGKDHHRRRNRGALSSSSSSPPKTRPSGSPSRTSGEPRGGKVATSATLLDREETGLFPGSGYDDPNPEPRSFPYSVKQQCWEKAEKIKGRDPERWRRDPLGNIVFRKLVGCPGCLCHDYDHIVPYSKGGKSTLDNCQVLQAKVNRSKGNKTDISRAELVQRSSYCRVAGRDMDLIELTAYGNVQRAPESSGCRMQ, via the exons ATGGATTGGCCTACGACACTCATCTCACGAAGAATCTGTAATCTTTTGATTTTCTTCGTCCACAAAAACTCCTCCCTGGATTTGGATAATCAACACTCGGCGATGAAACACGGCGGCAAAGACCACCACAGACGCCGAAACCGAGGAGCcttatcctcttcttcttcttccccaccAAAGACCCGACCTTCAGGGTCACCCAGCCGGACTTCCGGCGAACCCCGCGGAGGAAAGGTTGCGACTTCGGCCACTTTACTCGACCGCGAGGAGACGGGTCTCTTTCCCGGGTCGGGTTACGACGACCCGAATCCGGAGCCGAGGAGCTTCCCTTACAGCGTGAAGCAGCAATGCTGGGAGAAAGCAGAGAAGATTAAAGGAAGAGATCCTGAGCGTTGGAGGAGAGATCCTTTAGGGAACATTGTGTTTAGGAAGCTCGTGGGTTGTCCTGGATGCTTGTGTCATGATTATGACCACATTGTTCCTTACTCCAAG GGTGGCAAGAGCACTCTAGACAACTGCCAGGTTCTGCAG GCAAAGGTAAACCGATCAAAGGGAAATAAAACCGATATTTCTAGAGCCGAGCTTGTACAGAGGAGTTCCTACTGCCGAGTTGCTG GACGGGATATGGATCTCATTGAGCTAACAGCTTATGGGAATGTACAACGTGCGCCTGAGTCCAGTGGATGCAGGATGCAATGA